From the genome of Phoenix dactylifera cultivar Barhee BC4 chromosome 5, palm_55x_up_171113_PBpolish2nd_filt_p, whole genome shotgun sequence:
ttgtagctcatggactgcatcatGGCCCGGTCAGCTGGGAGCAGCGCGAGCCGAAATATCTCGCGCGCTACTTGTGGGTTTTCGAGGGCTGAGTCACCCTCGAACACTGACCAGGCGGGTGCATAGGGCACCCGTTCCTCCGAGCCTGATAggcccggaaggccagcatcggctggcctaggcAGAGCCGACCCCGGggctccctgactgctccccgccgcggagctagggggctggggtcggatgagcggccgatctgaccgccgcacaactatagcggggcgtgcaagcacgggacccgctgaactcctcccctggtcggcaactggagcgtcctgccgaccagggaccTGCGCCAAGGGCGCCGGGCATAGGGGCGCTATCGGGGctctggagcccgagcccccggagcccgcgccctctctccgatcagcctcagggcgcgcgggctgagaaggccccgcctcggagtcagcggggcgagaaggccccgcctcgggatgCGCAGGGCGAGAAGGCCCCGCTTCGGGAtgcgcggggcgagaaggacccgcctcggccaccaccgccgccgagggagtcgaggttgccgagaccttctgcttcttTCTCGACTCGGCGGGCTCTCCTGAGAGCTCGGCCGCTCTCTTCTGGAAGCGAGCATAAAGAACTTCGCTCttcgtcaccatctttgcgatgtctgcaaagacgaacaaaattagaacattagaacaattaAGGAAATAAAAGGTTGCTGTAATTATCCTTACTctgaggacgtgccgagctcaggcccacgttcaccagagcgtcctcgctaatgaggccgttcagcaaaatcccgtccccaaggctgcggatggtgtcgaggatctcctgctcacgcggagaaagctgggggagcctgttgatggacttaagctgggccggcctccacctggggtcaaacccccaggaccgttcagaacccaggaagaagaatttctccttccaaccatgaatggatgagggggcaccatggaagagtggccgacccgcccgaagggcaatgtagagccactccccgtcccccggattcgacttaaaaataaaaagtcgccgaaAGACGTTGACAGAAGTaggaatcccctgcagtaaacacagtgacaggaagcccatcactgtcctccaagcgTTCGGAGtaagttgcgccggaaccaactggcataccgccagcaactcattcacgaagctgtgaagaggaaaccggaggccggcccagagtgactccgagtgcactccgatccggcccaccggaggatcggttatccgatcccttcgcctggcgggttccaaacggaacccgtgaagaggaaaaaaccactcttcggtcatttcgacctccaggacactcatggtggacactacttcactaggcaaagaacccattgcaagagagagaagtcaaaaagaagggggacctggggaagatgccggagaaaagggacttcggtctgaggaagactggaagaataggaagctggaagcagaaagcaatagaaagaggacagggggccgggggagagtttatatagacctccccaacggcccggatcagcgaagaAAACGCTGCGTCCCGgttagatgataacacgtgtcggtctaaaagacagaacgacgcatttaattagggctaacgCTTTGAACATTGAAGCGCCCaatcggatcgtgcggaaaggcgtccgcaatcgaagatcgtgtggccccatcatgagcccacgacgcgaggacgcttcgcaaagagtgtcccaataatgaggcttttcaggaaggaagagacgccgcctattaaaggcacctcgaagcttCCGATAATTCAAAACGCGCTGTAAATCGAAATTTTCGGAATTCGTAATGacccaactaaagctacttcccgcgctccagctggtagccaactggaactcggaagtcggggggtagtgttgggagaaaaaccccaagtcatgcgtccacggaggcgctcagccaaagagcgccgaccggaaagctgctcggtcagagagcgccgaccagagagctgctcggccaaggaaTGCCGACCAGAGAACTGCTCGGCCAAGGgatgccgaccagagagagcgccaagaagaggcgcccagccaaaataatcaaagtagggatgctcggccaaGGGATGCCGACCAGGGGGCAAAAAGCGCCGAAtagaggcgctctgctagaaggtgctcgcctaaagagcgccgaccagaagtacTCAAAgcggccccgccacagggcgccccattgggcgaccagctcggctcggcacccctgccgagccgatgccttaatgcttaacctccgcctaaagtccaagtgaCTTGACAACTCTTACAGCTTGTAACCTGCcgttatctccaagccatcaaggcataagatcttcgcaggcattcgccacgacctgccattaatgcacgagactccctcaagtctccgatgcactcaagttatttaatgaacacggcccaagacgatctccggatcactgaaccatcagagcgtatggctctacctgaccgccggttcattcggtaataaatgcacttaccatccacggaccccaggcccaccacggccggcggttcaacaactccaacaggtccgatcgaccgtgacaactccctggttctggtctgatccggtcccgttctccactacgccattaatgggctaaatcgtgcccaattatcacagaaCAGGataaacctcctgtcacctcccaggtaaccaaATCCTTTTATAAAAGGAAGCCTGGGGGGGAAGAGGAGGGACTCTCTCCGGACGGACTCTGAGAAACCCCTAACAAAAACTCCCCGGACTGGACCCTCCGGGAGGGGGTGGGaggaagcacagacacaattgatgacatcatCCCTTTCATCTTCTTGATCTTATCCAGATATCCTctgtgtcttctccacatactctcctccccgctctctccacatacttgccccttctgacttaggcatcggagggccggcgccggggagcccggccactggcttttttgcaggacagggcaggactggacgcaccacTCCCCTCCTCGGACGCTCCCACGCCCCAcggtggaggacgcagccggccggcgcaccgccgtccgccccctgtagcagcggagctcctccttctccggcttcgcggcggcccccgggtccaatttccagcaacactttcAATGGCCAGCTCTTTATATTCTCGATTCTCTCTGTGTTTTCGGTCGATGCAGAGGAACTGGGGACTGTGGTGTTCCTCCATGGGTTCCCAAAGATATGGTACTCCTGGAGGCATCAAATGATTGCCGTTGCCGAAGCCGGATTCCGAGCTATTGCCCCCGACCTTCGTGGCTATGGCCTCTCCGACCAGCCCCCAGAGCCAGAGAGCACCACCTGGGAGGACCTCGTCGCCGATCTCCTCGGCATCCTCGACTCCCTCTCCATTCCCAAGGTGCCATTCTTCCATTGCTGGCTGATGTTGTTTCTTCGCAGTTCTAGTACTCACCCGATTCACCGCTCCTCATGAGCCCTAGAATGCTAGATCCTTCAATtggcttccttcttccttctggCTGTTTCAATTctctgcaatttttttttctcctccaaatattatttgtatcgAAAATTCTTGGATTGGTACTACATGACATTGACTTTCAATATTGATGATAACTTCGAGGGTTGAAAAGGCTTTCATTGTTGGGAAGGATTTTGGATTTAAACCAGCGTACGAATTCGCCGTCGATCACCCAGATCGGGTGTCGGGTGTGATTACCTTGGGAGTTCCGTTTATGCCCACAGGCTTCTCCTTCGCTACCATCCCCAAGGGTTTCTACATAACGAGGTGGCGGGTAATGTCATATTATTCAGAAGATCGAGCCCATTCTCGTCGACCTATGCTTCATCAACGCATTAGAATTTTAAATTCTCTTgttctgctctctctctctctctctgttctaCTTCAGGAGCCAGGCCGAGCGGAGGCAGATTTCGGTCGATTTGATGCCAAGAGAGTTGTCCGCACCATCTACATTCTCTTCTCTCGAAGCGAGCTTCCAATAGCTGAGGAGAATCAGGAGATCATGGACTTGGCAGACTTATCGACTCCTTTACCTTCTTGGTTCGCCGAGGAAGACCTCGCAGCCTATGCTGCTCTCTACGAGAAgtctgggttccgctttccacTCCATATGCCTTACAGGTAAGCTGGCATGGTCTGAAATAATCCTTCGTCCGCGATCAGAATTAACTTGAGCCAGTTGTGATTTCAATAGGACACTGCATCTGGGGATTAA
Proteins encoded in this window:
- the LOC103695808 gene encoding bifunctional epoxide hydrolase 2-like isoform X2 is translated as MASPTSPQSQRAPPGRTSSPISSASSTPSPFPRVEKAFIVGKDFGFKPAYEFAVDHPDRVSGVITLGVPFMPTGFSFATIPKGFYITRWREPGRAEADFGRFDAKRVVRTIYILFSRSELPIAEENQEIMDLADLSTPLPSWFAEEDLAAYAALYEKSGFRFPLHMPYRTLHLGINNADPKVRVPALLVFGEKDYVLKFPGMEDYIRSGTVKRYVPDLEIIFMPEGSHFVQEQFPDQVNELIIKFLKTHI
- the LOC103695808 gene encoding bifunctional epoxide hydrolase 2-like isoform X1; amino-acid sequence: MEKIEHSYLNIRGLRLHIAHIGKEELGTVVFLHGFPKIWYSWRHQMIAVAEAGFRAIAPDLRGYGLSDQPPEPESTTWEDLVADLLGILDSLSIPKAFIVGKDFGFKPAYEFAVDHPDRVSGVITLGVPFMPTGFSFATIPKGFYITRWREPGRAEADFGRFDAKRVVRTIYILFSRSELPIAEENQEIMDLADLSTPLPSWFAEEDLAAYAALYEKSGFRFPLHMPYRTLHLGINNADPKVRVPALLVFGEKDYVLKFPGMEDYIRSGTVKRYVPDLEIIFMPEGSHFVQEQFPDQVNELIIKFLKTHI